A genomic stretch from Oncorhynchus masou masou isolate Uvic2021 unplaced genomic scaffold, UVic_Omas_1.1 unplaced_scaffold_12997, whole genome shotgun sequence includes:
- the LOC135530248 gene encoding DENN domain-containing protein 1A-like, with protein sequence MKTVYKFAKDHARMGIKEVKSRLKQKELAENGYSSTVGTGGTGTGTGEEGTTAGSPTSTDGKDSSARTWDERRPITVHFGQVGERKGGIERG encoded by the exons GCTAAAGATCATGCCAGGATGGGGATAAAGGAAGTCAAGAGCCGACTAAAACAAAAG GAGCTGGCAGAGAATGGCTACTCCTCGACAGTGGGCACTGGTGGCACAGGAACGGGCACCGGGGAGGAGGGCACCACTGCCGGGTCGCCCACCTCCACAGACGGAAAGGACAGCAGCGCCCGAACCTGGGACGAACGGCGTCCTATCACTGTGCACTTTGGACAGGTGggtgagaggaaaggagggatagAAAGGGGGG